In the genome of Myxococcus stipitatus, one region contains:
- a CDS encoding SAM-dependent methyltransferase, with amino-acid sequence MSPAEPFPLYHPADARRAFGSDDVTRRFAKVAQLEPGSNVLVLGCGADGAAALLLARELGCSVVAADTDADVVSAVRERVRNQGLADRIETRGVDLDTLGLPEGAFHAVLVQGRVLYPLRDSLARLRGLLAKRGRVGLTFPARVVRVLPKAAQAFWERRVGGPLLHPGELLQALEASGYEPESSETLSDVELDDYYREVEANLRPTSGPRAASLREELSLHRENNGKAVVSYAFFVGRRKEQGEKPPASRDRG; translated from the coding sequence ATGAGTCCGGCAGAGCCCTTTCCGCTGTACCACCCCGCGGACGCCCGGCGCGCGTTCGGCTCGGATGACGTGACGCGGCGCTTCGCCAAGGTGGCCCAGCTGGAGCCGGGCTCGAACGTGCTGGTGCTGGGATGTGGCGCCGACGGCGCCGCGGCGCTGCTCCTGGCCCGGGAGCTGGGCTGCTCGGTGGTCGCCGCCGACACCGACGCGGACGTGGTGTCCGCCGTGCGCGAGCGCGTGCGCAACCAGGGCCTCGCCGACCGCATCGAGACGCGGGGCGTGGACCTGGACACGCTGGGCCTGCCGGAGGGCGCCTTCCACGCCGTCCTCGTGCAGGGGCGCGTGCTGTACCCGCTGCGCGACAGCCTGGCGCGGCTGCGAGGGCTGCTGGCGAAGCGGGGACGGGTGGGGCTGACGTTCCCCGCGCGCGTGGTCCGCGTCCTGCCCAAGGCGGCCCAGGCTTTCTGGGAGCGCCGCGTGGGAGGCCCGCTGCTGCACCCGGGCGAGCTGCTCCAGGCGCTCGAGGCCAGCGGCTACGAGCCGGAGTCCTCGGAGACGCTGAGCGACGTGGAGCTGGACGACTACTACCGCGAGGTGGAGGCCAACCTGCGCCCCACGTCCGGACCCCGGGCCGCGTCGCTGCGCGAGGAGCTGTCGCTGCACCGCGAGAACAACGGCAAGGCCGTGGTGAGCTACGCCTTCTTCGTGGGCCGCCGCAAGGAGCAGGGCGAGAAGCCCCCGGCGTCCAGGGATCGCGGCTAG
- the greB gene encoding transcription elongation factor GreB, which translates to MSQDVPPEELEGADEEEEGAEKAPFRRYLTRSGAERMHRELIRLLNEERPKVTAEVSAAAAQGDRSENAEYIYGKKRLREIDRRIRFLQRRLDTATIVTPSEQTDRERVYFGAIVTLEDEDGGRTRYQIVGSDEIDASGGRISVESPIGRALLRKAMGDTVEVHRPRGEIELTIVDIRYD; encoded by the coding sequence ATGTCCCAGGATGTCCCCCCCGAGGAGCTCGAAGGAGCCGACGAGGAAGAGGAGGGAGCCGAGAAGGCCCCGTTCCGGCGGTATCTCACCCGCTCGGGCGCCGAGCGCATGCACCGCGAGCTCATCCGCCTGCTCAACGAGGAGCGCCCCAAGGTCACCGCCGAGGTCTCCGCCGCCGCCGCCCAGGGCGACCGCTCGGAGAACGCCGAGTACATCTACGGCAAGAAGCGCCTGCGGGAGATCGACCGCCGCATCCGCTTCCTACAGCGGCGCCTGGACACCGCCACCATCGTCACTCCTTCTGAACAGACGGACCGTGAACGCGTGTACTTCGGAGCCATCGTCACCCTGGAGGACGAGGACGGCGGCCGTACGCGCTACCAGATTGTCGGGTCCGATGAAATCGACGCCTCCGGCGGTCGCATCAGCGTCGAGTCCCCCATCGGGCGCGCGCTGTTGCGCAAGGCCATGGGCGACACCGTCGAGGTCCACCGCCCCCGAGGGGAGATCGAACTCACCATCGTCGACATCCGCTACGACTAG
- a CDS encoding N-6 DNA methylase, producing the protein MALSSRLTPQQRRAALEQLSRDRLTSLSDHFGLDVGDRRVIQNHVNAIVRSQSVDFGVLLGLLKREELQAICGALGLDQAGREKEVLVQRILGGSGESDSSSGKSQKNGNGAAAQMAPDLPATGKLTVDQLERYLWSAADILRGSIDSSDYKNFIFGLLFLKRISDVFEEEAEKLIAEGHPPEVAWEDKDEHQFFVPKPARWSEIQKVATNIGEALNKACAKLEEQNSTLDGILAGIDFNDERKLGDTKNRDTVLSRLVQHFSKVSLRNSSLAEPDMLGRAYEYLIEKFADDAGKKGGEFYTPKKVVELIVELLRPTEDMRICDPTCGSGGMLIECANYVKRHGGSPRKLSLHGQEKNLGTWAIAKMNMLLHGLSDHRIEKGDTIRSPKLVDASGLLLYDRVIANPPFSLDEWGVEVAEADAHGRFRFGVPPKTKGDLAFVQHMVAILNGERGQLGVVMPHGVLFRGGSEAEIRKGFLQEDLIEAVIGLPSNLFYGTGIPAAVLVMSRAKPAERRGKMLFINASAEFEEGKAQNYLRDQDVKKIATTFHAFKDVERYARVVSVEEIERNDFNLNISRYVDTAEEVATVDVAEAVRTLRQLEAERAAAEAKMNGFLKELGYA; encoded by the coding sequence ATGGCACTCTCATCCCGTCTGACCCCACAGCAGCGACGTGCCGCCCTTGAGCAGCTCTCCAGGGACCGGCTGACCAGCCTCTCCGACCACTTCGGGCTCGATGTCGGCGACCGTCGCGTCATCCAGAACCACGTCAACGCCATTGTCCGGTCCCAATCCGTGGACTTCGGTGTCCTGCTGGGGCTGCTCAAACGCGAGGAGCTTCAGGCCATCTGCGGGGCGCTGGGCCTGGATCAGGCTGGCCGAGAGAAGGAAGTCCTGGTCCAGCGGATCCTCGGCGGCAGCGGTGAGTCCGACTCCAGCAGTGGCAAGAGCCAGAAGAACGGCAACGGAGCCGCCGCGCAGATGGCGCCCGACCTCCCCGCCACCGGCAAGCTCACGGTAGATCAGCTCGAACGGTACCTGTGGAGCGCCGCCGACATCCTCCGGGGTAGCATCGACTCCTCAGATTACAAGAACTTCATTTTCGGGCTCCTGTTCCTGAAGCGGATCTCCGACGTGTTCGAGGAGGAGGCCGAGAAGCTCATCGCCGAGGGCCACCCGCCGGAGGTCGCCTGGGAGGACAAGGACGAGCACCAGTTCTTCGTCCCGAAGCCGGCCCGGTGGTCGGAGATCCAGAAGGTCGCGACCAACATCGGCGAGGCGTTGAACAAGGCGTGCGCCAAGCTGGAGGAGCAGAACAGCACCCTCGACGGCATCCTCGCTGGCATCGACTTCAACGACGAGCGGAAGCTCGGGGACACGAAGAACCGGGACACGGTGCTGTCGCGGCTGGTGCAGCACTTCTCCAAGGTCTCGTTGAGGAATTCGTCGCTCGCCGAGCCGGACATGTTGGGGCGCGCCTACGAGTACCTCATCGAGAAGTTCGCCGACGATGCCGGCAAGAAGGGCGGCGAGTTCTACACGCCCAAGAAGGTCGTGGAGCTGATCGTCGAGTTGCTCCGGCCCACCGAGGACATGCGCATCTGCGACCCGACCTGCGGTTCGGGAGGGATGCTGATCGAGTGCGCGAACTACGTGAAGCGGCACGGCGGTAGCCCCCGGAAGCTCTCGCTGCATGGCCAGGAGAAGAACCTCGGGACCTGGGCCATCGCGAAGATGAACATGCTGCTGCATGGGCTCTCGGACCACCGGATCGAGAAGGGCGACACAATCCGCTCCCCGAAGCTCGTGGACGCCAGCGGGCTCCTGCTCTACGACCGGGTGATCGCCAATCCGCCCTTCTCCCTCGACGAGTGGGGCGTGGAGGTAGCTGAGGCCGACGCTCACGGGCGATTCCGATTCGGCGTTCCTCCGAAGACGAAGGGCGATCTGGCGTTCGTCCAGCACATGGTCGCGATCCTCAACGGCGAGCGCGGTCAACTCGGTGTCGTGATGCCCCACGGCGTCCTGTTCCGGGGTGGCAGTGAGGCGGAGATCCGGAAGGGATTCCTTCAGGAGGACCTCATCGAGGCCGTCATCGGCCTGCCCTCGAATCTCTTCTACGGAACCGGCATCCCAGCGGCGGTGCTGGTCATGAGCCGGGCGAAGCCGGCTGAGCGCCGGGGCAAGATGCTGTTCATCAACGCCTCGGCGGAGTTCGAGGAGGGCAAGGCCCAGAACTATCTCCGCGATCAGGACGTGAAGAAGATCGCCACCACCTTCCATGCCTTCAAGGACGTGGAGCGATACGCCCGCGTGGTCTCGGTGGAGGAGATCGAGAGGAACGACTTCAACCTGAACATCAGCCGGTATGTGGACACCGCCGAGGAGGTTGCCACGGTGGATGTGGCCGAGGCAGTGCGGACGCTGCGCCAGCTTGAGGCCGAACGAGCCGCAGCCGAGGCCAAGATGAACGGCTTTCTGAAGGAGCTGGGGTACGCATGA
- a CDS encoding YbeD family protein, which yields MKKDGPGEAPPAEGQIEEKKPLIEYPSVYTFKVMGLHGPGFAEHVRELFRRLMGSEISPDSIREQPSSKGKYVSLSVSVYLLSEEHRRAIYDGLHKDPQVVYYL from the coding sequence ATGAAGAAGGACGGTCCTGGAGAAGCCCCTCCCGCGGAGGGCCAGATCGAGGAGAAGAAGCCCCTCATCGAGTACCCCTCGGTCTACACCTTCAAGGTGATGGGGCTGCACGGCCCGGGGTTCGCCGAGCATGTCCGCGAGCTGTTCCGGCGCCTCATGGGGTCGGAGATCTCCCCGGACTCCATCCGCGAGCAGCCCAGCAGCAAGGGCAAGTACGTGTCCCTGAGCGTGTCGGTGTACCTGCTGTCCGAGGAGCACCGGCGGGCCATCTACGACGGGCTCCACAAGGATCCTCAGGTCGTCTACTACCTGTGA
- a CDS encoding deacetylase, which translates to MPRTLPINPRFRRIYQQLSGVDLATSGPEELSLEDLGLGDPQNPRGELLFGTYSPQGLERALRSYGLLQRVEERVGPTELRVQAEDPYRPRISLWSRRFYVPVIDVALRKATGAEVGLEDALATVPLLYVDALLLQNPGRAFDWHRPPLPGQSHPGLALSAPLLELLMLMAHRTGAEALALTPSTFAAACVYDRRFVFVDGAAQGRFLALREAGGKRPRWLLAWAVELGCMRDAEGQPAPFTPMPMVAPVNRRLLRAFEAKPWADARERLRRQPLTLDEESLQQRFPWERMPPGPPPERLAELLGYDPLAPVMAH; encoded by the coding sequence ATGCCCCGGACGCTGCCCATCAACCCCCGCTTCCGTCGCATCTACCAGCAGCTGAGCGGGGTGGACCTGGCCACGTCCGGACCCGAGGAGCTCTCCCTCGAGGACCTGGGCCTGGGCGACCCCCAGAACCCCCGGGGCGAGCTGCTGTTCGGCACCTACAGCCCCCAGGGGCTGGAGCGGGCCCTGCGCTCCTACGGCCTGCTCCAGCGCGTCGAGGAGCGCGTGGGCCCCACCGAACTGCGCGTCCAGGCCGAGGACCCCTACCGCCCCCGCATCAGCCTGTGGAGCCGGCGCTTCTACGTCCCCGTGATCGACGTCGCCCTGCGCAAGGCCACCGGCGCCGAGGTGGGCCTGGAGGACGCGCTCGCCACCGTGCCGCTGCTCTACGTCGACGCGCTCCTGCTCCAGAACCCCGGCCGCGCCTTCGACTGGCACCGCCCCCCGCTCCCCGGCCAGAGCCACCCGGGGCTCGCACTCTCCGCGCCCCTGCTGGAGCTCCTGATGCTCATGGCCCACCGCACCGGCGCCGAGGCCCTCGCCCTGACCCCCTCCACCTTCGCCGCCGCCTGCGTCTACGACCGCCGCTTCGTGTTCGTGGACGGCGCCGCCCAGGGCCGCTTCCTCGCCCTGCGCGAGGCGGGAGGCAAACGCCCGCGCTGGCTGCTCGCCTGGGCCGTGGAGCTGGGCTGCATGCGGGACGCCGAGGGGCAGCCCGCCCCGTTCACCCCCATGCCGATGGTGGCCCCGGTCAACCGCCGGCTGCTGCGCGCCTTCGAGGCGAAGCCCTGGGCCGACGCGCGGGAGCGCCTGCGACGCCAGCCCCTCACGCTCGACGAGGAGTCCCTCCAGCAGCGCTTCCCCTGGGAGCGGATGCCGCCGGGCCCGCCTCCCGAGCGGCTCGCGGAGCTGCTCGGATACGATCCGCTCGCTCCCGTGATGGCGCACTGA
- a CDS encoding PhoH family protein, with amino-acid sequence MRKNFILDTNVLLHDPRSIYGFEDNNVIIPIYVIEEIDQFKRDLSELGRNARLVARYLDGFRAEGSLKEGVPLPRGGMLRVCFTDRELPLSMADSNLMDNRILAVAIDLMEQEPDTQAVFITKDTNLRIRADALGLIAEDYDTERVEITELYTGFTERLVPKELVDQMYRPGAEVDLPDPESLFPNQLVLLKDETNPSHTAMGRLHGLKGKLVPLLRQSKEGTWGIRPRNMEQAFCLDLLLNDDIKLVTIVGKAGTGKTLLAIAAGLQKVTEENLYQKLLVSRPIFPLGRDIGYLPGSVEEKLNPWMQPIFDNVEFLMNLSRADKKAGRGYHELLDLGLMEIEPLTYIRGRSIPNQFIIVDEAQNLTPHEVKTIITRVGDNTKIILTGDPFQIDNPYVDSTNNGLVHVVNRFKSEKIAAHITMAKGERSALAELAANLL; translated from the coding sequence ATGCGAAAGAACTTCATCCTCGATACCAACGTCCTGCTCCACGATCCCCGCAGCATCTACGGCTTCGAGGACAACAACGTCATCATCCCCATCTACGTCATCGAGGAGATCGACCAGTTCAAGCGGGACCTGTCCGAGCTGGGCCGCAACGCCCGCCTGGTGGCGCGCTACCTGGATGGCTTCCGGGCGGAGGGTTCACTGAAGGAGGGCGTGCCGCTGCCCCGAGGCGGCATGCTGCGCGTGTGCTTCACCGACCGCGAGTTGCCGCTCTCCATGGCGGACAGCAACCTGATGGACAACCGCATCCTCGCGGTGGCCATCGACCTGATGGAGCAGGAGCCCGACACGCAGGCCGTCTTCATCACCAAGGACACCAACCTGCGCATCCGCGCGGACGCGCTGGGCCTCATCGCCGAGGACTACGACACCGAGCGCGTCGAAATCACCGAGCTGTACACCGGCTTCACCGAGCGGCTCGTCCCCAAGGAGCTGGTCGACCAGATGTACCGGCCCGGCGCCGAGGTCGACCTGCCGGACCCGGAGTCGCTGTTCCCCAACCAGCTGGTGCTGCTCAAGGACGAGACGAACCCCTCCCACACCGCCATGGGCCGGCTGCACGGGCTCAAGGGCAAGCTCGTGCCGCTGCTGCGCCAGAGCAAGGAGGGGACCTGGGGCATCCGCCCGCGCAACATGGAGCAGGCCTTCTGCCTGGACCTGCTGCTCAACGACGACATCAAGCTGGTGACCATCGTCGGCAAGGCGGGCACGGGCAAGACGCTCCTGGCCATCGCCGCCGGACTCCAGAAGGTGACCGAGGAGAACCTGTACCAGAAGCTCCTGGTGAGCAGACCCATCTTCCCCCTGGGGCGGGACATCGGGTATCTGCCGGGCAGCGTCGAGGAGAAGCTCAACCCCTGGATGCAGCCCATCTTCGACAACGTGGAGTTCCTGATGAACCTCAGCCGCGCGGACAAGAAGGCCGGACGCGGCTATCACGAGCTGCTGGACCTGGGACTGATGGAGATCGAGCCGCTGACGTACATCCGCGGCCGCAGCATCCCCAACCAGTTCATCATCGTGGACGAGGCCCAGAACCTCACCCCCCACGAGGTGAAGACCATCATCACCCGCGTGGGGGACAACACGAAGATCATCCTCACGGGGGATCCGTTCCAGATCGACAACCCCTACGTGGATTCGACCAACAACGGCCTGGTGCACGTGGTCAACCGCTTCAAGAGCGAGAAGATCGCCGCGCACATCACCATGGCCAAGGGCGAGCGCAGCGCCCTGGCCGAACTCGCCGCCAACCTGCTCTAG